From Vallicoccus soli, one genomic window encodes:
- a CDS encoding Fpg/Nei family DNA glycosylase gives MPELPEVEALVDVLAERAVGRVVARVDVAAINVLKTYDPPPTSLGGLEVTGVTRRGKFLALDVSGLWLVVHLSRAGWLQWKDALPATPPRPGKGPLALRLHLDDGSGFDLTEAGTQKRLAVYVVRGLEEVPGIARLGIDPLSEGFTVDALAGLLAGARQQVKGVLRDQAVIAGIGNAYSDEVLHVARLSPYKLAASLNTEDVRTLHAAIVDTLADAVRRSRGLATGRLKAEKKVGMRVHGRAGEPCPVCGDTVREVSFADRSLQYCPTCQTGGQVLADRRLSRLLK, from the coding sequence GTGCCGGAGCTGCCCGAGGTCGAGGCCCTCGTCGACGTGCTCGCCGAGCGCGCCGTCGGCCGGGTCGTCGCCCGCGTCGACGTCGCCGCGATCAACGTCCTCAAGACGTACGACCCGCCGCCCACCTCGCTCGGCGGCCTGGAGGTCACCGGCGTCACGCGGCGGGGGAAGTTCCTCGCGCTCGACGTCTCCGGCCTCTGGCTCGTCGTGCACCTCTCGCGCGCCGGCTGGCTGCAGTGGAAGGACGCGCTGCCGGCGACGCCGCCGCGACCGGGCAAGGGACCGCTGGCGCTGCGCCTGCACCTCGACGACGGCTCGGGCTTCGACCTCACCGAGGCCGGGACGCAGAAGCGGCTCGCGGTCTACGTCGTGCGGGGGCTGGAGGAGGTGCCGGGGATCGCCCGCCTCGGCATCGACCCGCTGTCGGAGGGCTTCACCGTCGACGCGCTCGCCGGGCTGCTCGCCGGGGCGCGCCAGCAGGTCAAGGGCGTGCTGCGGGACCAGGCGGTCATCGCCGGGATCGGGAACGCGTACAGCGACGAGGTGCTGCACGTCGCGCGGCTCTCGCCGTACAAGCTCGCCGCCTCGCTCAACACCGAGGACGTCCGCACGCTGCACGCCGCGATCGTGGACACGCTCGCCGACGCGGTGCGCCGCTCGCGCGGCCTGGCCACCGGCAGGCTCAAGGCGGAGAAGAAGGTCGGGATGCGGGTCCACGGGCGCGCGGGCGAGCCCTGCCCGGTGTGCGGCGACACCGTGCGGGAGGTGTCCTTCGCCGACCGGTCGCTGCAGTACTGCCCGACCTGCCAGACCGGGGGGCAGGTCCTCGCCGACCGGCGGCTGTCCCGGCTGCTGAAGTAG
- a CDS encoding SelT/SelW/SelH family protein gives MADEERRVAITYCTQCGWLLRAAWYAQELLQTFTTELGEVALVPGTGGVFRVEAGGAPVWDRRADGGFPDVVELKRRVRDRVAPERDLGHADRPRG, from the coding sequence GTGGCGGACGAGGAGCGGCGGGTCGCGATCACGTACTGCACCCAGTGCGGCTGGCTGCTGCGCGCGGCCTGGTACGCCCAGGAGCTGCTGCAGACCTTCACCACCGAGCTCGGCGAGGTGGCGCTCGTGCCCGGCACCGGCGGGGTGTTCCGCGTCGAGGCCGGCGGCGCCCCGGTCTGGGACCGCCGGGCGGACGGCGGCTTCCCGGACGTCGTCGAGCTCAAGCGGCGGGTCCGCGACCGGGTCGCCCCCGAGCGCGACCTGGGCCACGCGGACCGGCCCCGGGGCTGA
- a CDS encoding amidase, which produces MTRTTPARTRRAAVALAAAAALTAAPALHGSTASAAPAASSAAALLDDRTVARDVVTMGVEELGELLAERRVTSVQLVRAYLDRIEAYEEAYADQPGVNAVIAVNRRAVAQARLLDAERRAGEVRGPLHGIPILVKDNYDTGDMPTTNASEALEGTRPPDDATQVALLRAAGAIVVAKTNLHEYAAGITTISSLGGQTRNPYDQTRNPGGSSGGTGAGVAASFAAIGMGSDTCGSIRIPAAQNSLVGLRPTLGLSSRDGIMPMSATQDVGGPIGRSVTDVALVMDATAGYDPKDPVTAASVGLVPETYTASLDEDALEGKRIGLVTDLLGSSAAERPTTRLVQRAAQDMRELGARVVRLPAQPEVVASLGASGVIAEEMERDLDRYLAQPGIRFPKGLAALEAPRDAVTVADIAASGEVAPSVLPFITSLVGTKAPDDAYTQKLLTRAELQHQVRELMDAHDLDALVYPTIKQPAVPVGESQPGSNCAMSAQTGFPSLSVPAGYTAEGLPVGVELLGLPFSEPQLLAMGYAYEQATQHRVPPTSVPPLG; this is translated from the coding sequence GTGACCCGTACGACCCCCGCGCGCACCCGCCGCGCCGCCGTCGCGCTCGCCGCCGCCGCGGCCCTCACCGCGGCGCCCGCGCTGCACGGCTCCACCGCCAGCGCGGCCCCCGCCGCGTCCTCGGCGGCCGCCCTCCTCGACGACCGCACCGTCGCCCGCGACGTCGTGACGATGGGCGTGGAGGAGCTCGGCGAGCTCCTCGCGGAGCGCCGCGTGACGAGCGTGCAGCTCGTGCGCGCGTACCTCGACCGCATCGAGGCCTACGAGGAGGCGTACGCCGACCAGCCCGGCGTGAACGCGGTCATCGCCGTGAACCGGCGGGCGGTCGCGCAGGCCCGGCTGCTCGACGCCGAGCGCCGCGCGGGTGAGGTCCGCGGCCCGCTGCACGGCATCCCGATCCTCGTCAAGGACAACTACGACACCGGCGACATGCCGACGACGAACGCCTCCGAGGCCCTCGAGGGCACCCGGCCGCCCGACGACGCGACCCAGGTCGCGCTGCTGCGCGCGGCCGGCGCCATCGTCGTGGCCAAGACCAACCTGCACGAGTACGCGGCCGGCATCACGACGATCAGCTCCCTCGGCGGGCAGACCCGGAACCCGTACGACCAGACCCGCAACCCCGGCGGCTCCAGCGGCGGGACGGGCGCGGGCGTGGCCGCGAGCTTCGCGGCGATCGGGATGGGCTCGGACACCTGCGGCTCGATCCGCATCCCGGCCGCTCAGAACAGCCTGGTCGGCCTGCGCCCGACGCTCGGGCTGTCGAGCCGCGACGGGATCATGCCGATGTCGGCCACGCAGGACGTCGGCGGCCCGATCGGGAGGTCCGTCACCGACGTCGCGCTCGTCATGGACGCCACGGCGGGCTACGACCCGAAGGACCCGGTGACCGCGGCGTCGGTGGGCCTGGTGCCGGAGACGTACACGGCCTCGCTCGACGAGGACGCGCTCGAGGGCAAGCGGATCGGCCTGGTCACCGACCTGCTGGGGTCCTCGGCGGCCGAGCGCCCGACGACGCGCCTGGTCCAGCGGGCCGCGCAGGACATGCGCGAGCTGGGTGCGCGGGTCGTGCGGCTGCCGGCGCAGCCGGAGGTCGTCGCCTCGCTGGGCGCGTCGGGGGTCATCGCGGAGGAGATGGAGCGCGACCTCGACCGCTACCTGGCCCAGCCCGGCATCCGCTTCCCGAAGGGGCTCGCGGCGCTCGAGGCCCCGCGGGACGCGGTGACGGTGGCCGACATCGCCGCCTCGGGCGAGGTCGCGCCGAGCGTGCTGCCGTTCATCACCTCGCTCGTGGGCACCAAGGCGCCCGACGACGCGTACACGCAGAAGCTGCTCACCCGCGCCGAGCTGCAGCACCAGGTCCGCGAGCTCATGGACGCGCACGACCTCGACGCGCTCGTCTACCCGACGATCAAGCAGCCGGCGGTGCCCGTCGGGGAGAGCCAGCCCGGCTCGAACTGCGCGATGTCGGCGCAGACCGGCTTCCCGTCGCTGAGCGTGCCCGCGGGCTACACCGCCGAGGGCCTGCCGGTCGGCGTCGAGCTGCTCGGCCTGCCCTTCAGCGAGCCCCAGCTGCTGGCCATGGGCTACGCGTACGAGCAGGCCACGCAGCACCGGGTGCCCCCGACCTCCGTCCCGCCGCTCGGCTGA
- a CDS encoding GGDEF domain-containing protein: MEPGVEHALAVALLQHEALGVVVLEPVLDAAGAVVDLRHLVVNARADATAGQPLAGRGLLDVYGPDATLFPRFCRLLAEGGAMTTDVEFPDASDPSLVGRSFTVHARAVDGLVVCLYRETTDLREAQRLLREQALHDPLTGLPNRRLLRDRLQHALARRARHPGEVLLLWCDLDGFKRVNDEHGHAVGDRLLASVAQRLRAVVRPEDTVARLGGDEFVVLCEGPAGGLPPDVLVRRVERAVDGEHRVDGRTVRVGVSVGVAVATEEVPVDALLEEADRRMYEVKQRRR; the protein is encoded by the coding sequence GTGGAGCCGGGCGTCGAGCACGCGCTGGCGGTGGCGCTGCTGCAGCACGAGGCCCTCGGCGTCGTGGTGCTCGAGCCGGTGCTCGACGCCGCGGGGGCGGTGGTCGACCTGCGCCACCTCGTCGTCAACGCGCGGGCGGACGCGACGGCGGGGCAGCCCCTCGCCGGGCGCGGGCTGCTGGACGTGTACGGCCCCGACGCCACCCTCTTCCCCCGCTTCTGCCGGCTGCTCGCCGAGGGCGGGGCGATGACGACCGACGTGGAGTTCCCCGACGCCAGCGACCCGTCGCTCGTCGGGCGCTCCTTCACCGTGCACGCGCGCGCCGTCGACGGCCTCGTCGTCTGCCTGTACCGCGAGACGACGGACCTGCGCGAGGCGCAGCGCCTGCTCCGGGAGCAGGCGCTGCACGACCCGCTCACCGGCCTGCCCAACCGCCGGCTGCTGCGCGACCGGCTCCAGCACGCGCTGGCCCGCCGCGCCCGGCACCCCGGCGAGGTGCTGCTGCTGTGGTGCGACCTCGACGGGTTCAAGCGCGTCAACGACGAGCACGGGCACGCCGTGGGCGACCGCCTCCTCGCCTCGGTCGCCCAGCGGCTGCGGGCGGTCGTCCGGCCCGAGGACACCGTCGCCCGCCTCGGCGGCGACGAGTTCGTGGTGCTCTGCGAGGGACCGGCGGGCGGGCTGCCGCCCGACGTGCTCGTGCGCCGCGTCGAGCGCGCGGTCGACGGCGAGCACCGGGTGGACGGCAGGACCGTGCGGGTGGGCGTCTCGGTCGGCGTCGCGGTCGCGACCGAGGAGGTGCCGGTGGACGCCCTGCTCGAGGAGGCCGACCGGCGCATGTACGAGGTCAAGCAGCGCCGCCGCTGA
- a CDS encoding PadR family transcriptional regulator yields the protein MRSDDQRWWGGEGRAQRAYGPWRRRHHDDGPHDEHGRGGHGRHGGPWGSWAGGGPWAGGGAWAGGPSGPPGPGGGPGGPGGPGGPDGPGGPGGPGPRGRHRGRPGRGRAQRGDVRIAMLLLLAEQPMHGYQVMQAMAERTGGAWRPSPGAVYPTIAQLEDEGLVTVTADGGRKLVALTQAGRAHVEEQRAGWGDPFAELAGEETGPDLRGALHELHGAVRQVLVRGDRAQSQAALQVLAEARRALYLLLADGPGGPGGAGGPGGPGGASGGRAEGDDSAPDGPPGR from the coding sequence ATGAGGAGCGACGACCAGCGGTGGTGGGGCGGGGAGGGCCGGGCGCAGCGCGCGTACGGCCCGTGGCGCCGCCGGCACCACGACGACGGGCCGCACGACGAGCACGGGCGCGGGGGGCACGGCCGCCACGGCGGGCCCTGGGGGTCCTGGGCGGGCGGCGGCCCCTGGGCGGGCGGCGGTGCCTGGGCGGGCGGGCCGTCCGGCCCGCCGGGACCCGGTGGTGGCCCCGGGGGGCCCGGCGGTCCGGGGGGTCCCGACGGGCCGGGGGGTCCCGGCGGGCCGGGACCGCGCGGGCGGCACCGCGGGCGCCCCGGGCGGGGGCGCGCGCAGCGCGGCGACGTGCGCATCGCCATGCTGCTGCTGCTCGCCGAGCAGCCGATGCACGGCTACCAGGTCATGCAGGCGATGGCCGAGCGCACCGGGGGCGCCTGGCGGCCCAGCCCCGGTGCCGTCTACCCGACGATCGCGCAGCTCGAGGACGAGGGCCTGGTGACGGTGACCGCCGACGGCGGGCGCAAGCTCGTGGCGCTGACGCAGGCGGGCCGTGCGCACGTCGAGGAGCAGCGCGCGGGCTGGGGCGACCCCTTCGCCGAGCTCGCGGGCGAGGAGACCGGGCCGGACCTGCGCGGCGCGTTGCACGAGCTGCACGGGGCGGTGCGCCAGGTCCTCGTGCGCGGCGACCGCGCGCAGTCGCAGGCCGCGCTGCAGGTGCTCGCCGAGGCGCGGCGCGCGCTCTACCTGCTCCTGGCCGACGGTCCCGGCGGTCCCGGCGGTGCCGGGGGTCCCGGCGGCCCCGGCGGCGCGAGCGGCGGCAGGGCCGAGGGCGACGACAGCGCCCCGGACGGCCCTCCGGGGCGCTAG
- a CDS encoding NUDIX domain-containing protein, with the protein MQQVVVGLLVEDGRVLLALRSRARRAHPGRWALPGGHVEPGEAPGAALVRELHEELGITVLAHDPEPLHVLAPGLDAGGATALSVHRVRRWRGEPANLLPGEHDALRWCGSAALERLALAHPEHRALLLAAAGHGAAAG; encoded by the coding sequence GTGCAGCAGGTCGTCGTCGGGCTCCTCGTCGAGGACGGCCGCGTGCTCCTGGCCCTGCGCAGCCGCGCCCGGCGGGCCCACCCCGGGCGGTGGGCCCTGCCGGGCGGCCACGTCGAGCCCGGCGAGGCGCCGGGCGCCGCGCTGGTCCGCGAGCTGCACGAGGAGCTCGGGATCACCGTCCTCGCCCACGACCCGGAGCCCCTGCACGTGCTCGCGCCCGGTCTCGACGCGGGCGGGGCCACGGCGCTGTCCGTGCACCGCGTGCGGCGGTGGCGCGGCGAGCCGGCGAACCTGCTGCCGGGGGAGCACGACGCCCTGCGCTGGTGCGGGTCCGCCGCCCTGGAGCGCCTCGCCCTGGCCCACCCGGAGCACCGCGCGCTCCTCCTCGCCGCCGCCGGCCACGGCGCGGCCGCGGGCTGA
- a CDS encoding dihydrofolate reductase family protein: MGRIAASLFTTLDGSAERPDQWHFPYFDEAMGKVVDAHTARCEAYLMGRGLYDQWSQYWPSNTDPEEFGAFINPATKYVLSTTLERADWEGTTILRSLDDVRALKERTEGTIGMSGSLRTVASLLGAGLLDELELLVDPVVVSGERRWTDGVERAPLELVSSTALPTGVLHLVYRPAQG, encoded by the coding sequence GTGGGACGCATCGCCGCCAGCCTCTTCACCACCCTCGACGGGTCCGCCGAGCGGCCCGACCAGTGGCACTTCCCGTACTTCGACGAGGCCATGGGGAAGGTCGTCGACGCGCACACGGCGCGCTGCGAGGCGTACCTCATGGGCCGCGGGCTCTACGACCAGTGGTCGCAGTACTGGCCGTCGAACACCGACCCCGAGGAGTTCGGCGCCTTCATCAACCCCGCCACCAAGTACGTCCTGTCGACCACGCTGGAGCGGGCTGACTGGGAGGGCACGACGATCCTGCGCAGCCTCGACGACGTGCGGGCGCTCAAGGAGCGCACCGAGGGCACGATCGGCATGTCGGGGAGCCTGCGCACCGTCGCCTCGCTGCTCGGGGCGGGGCTCCTCGACGAGCTGGAGCTGCTCGTCGACCCGGTGGTGGTGAGCGGCGAGCGCCGCTGGACCGACGGCGTCGAGCGCGCGCCGCTCGAGCTCGTGTCGTCCACGGCGCTGCCGACCGGCGTGCTGCACCTCGTGTACCGGCCGGCGCAGGGCTGA
- a CDS encoding glycerophosphodiester phosphodiesterase family protein: protein MPRVRTPLTPRPARRLRAVAVATALAAAAPLAAATPAAARPDHPSRSFDLQAHRGGLGLVVESTLPAFANALELGVSTLELDVQITEDGQAVVTHDRQVSAAKCRDTAPAVPGDPEFPYVGKYVTTLTLAQVRTLDCGSLRLAAFPGQRLAPGARMPLLREVFDLVDRYRARGVTLNVETKVEAGAPEETAPRERFVQVVAAEVRRARIADQVTVQSFDWGALRRMRQVAPRLPLVALTNGQQFLQAGVEGASPWLGGLDIDDFTLSGRRSLQQAYVAAAAHLGADAVSPVHGDPQGGGVRTPGYVPFTTRELVDAAHREGMRVVPWTIDDAPTMRRLLRLGVDGIITDRPDVLRECSSTRGCACRGRTTPRGGRAPDPRGR, encoded by the coding sequence ATGCCTCGCGTGCGCACTCCGCTGACCCCCCGCCCCGCCCGCCGGCTCCGCGCCGTGGCCGTCGCCACCGCGCTGGCGGCAGCCGCCCCGCTCGCCGCGGCCACGCCGGCCGCCGCCCGGCCGGACCACCCGAGCCGCTCGTTCGACCTGCAGGCCCACCGCGGCGGGCTCGGGCTGGTCGTCGAGTCGACGCTGCCGGCGTTCGCGAACGCCCTGGAGCTCGGCGTCAGCACCCTCGAGCTCGACGTGCAGATCACCGAGGACGGGCAGGCCGTCGTCACGCACGACCGGCAGGTCTCCGCGGCGAAGTGCCGCGACACCGCGCCCGCCGTCCCCGGCGACCCCGAGTTCCCGTACGTCGGCAAGTACGTCACCACCCTCACCCTGGCCCAGGTCCGCACCCTCGACTGCGGCTCGCTCCGGCTCGCGGCCTTCCCCGGGCAGCGGCTCGCCCCGGGCGCGCGGATGCCGCTGCTGCGCGAGGTCTTCGACCTCGTCGACCGCTACCGGGCGCGCGGCGTGACGCTCAACGTCGAGACGAAGGTCGAGGCGGGGGCGCCGGAGGAGACCGCGCCGCGCGAGCGGTTCGTGCAGGTCGTCGCCGCCGAGGTCCGTCGCGCGCGCATCGCCGACCAGGTGACGGTCCAGTCGTTCGACTGGGGCGCGCTGCGCCGCATGCGCCAGGTCGCGCCGCGCCTGCCGCTCGTGGCGCTCACGAACGGCCAGCAGTTCCTCCAGGCCGGGGTGGAGGGCGCGAGCCCCTGGCTCGGCGGGCTCGACATCGACGACTTCACCCTCTCGGGGCGCCGCTCCCTGCAGCAGGCGTACGTCGCCGCGGCCGCGCACCTCGGCGCCGACGCCGTCTCGCCGGTGCACGGCGACCCCCAGGGCGGCGGCGTCCGGACGCCCGGGTACGTCCCCTTCACGACCCGCGAGCTCGTCGACGCCGCCCACCGCGAGGGCATGCGGGTGGTCCCCTGGACCATCGACGACGCCCCGACCATGCGCCGCCTGCTGCGCCTCGGGGTGGACGGGATCATCACCGACCGCCCCGACGTGCTGCGCGAGTGCTCGTCGACGCGGGGCTGCGCCTGCCGCGGGCGTACGACCCCCCGCGGGGGCCGCGCGCCTGACCCGCGCGGGCGATGA
- a CDS encoding MerR family transcriptional regulator: protein MRIGEVAARAGVSVRALRYYEEQGLLVPARTPGGQRDYPPGAVERVRFIQDLYAAGLGSGAVLRILPCLEHGVLTDEMHERLLAERERVQAQLEQLTATRDKLDHVIRLGQAHRPGQAGPPGRSGCAEAG, encoded by the coding sequence GTGCGCATCGGGGAGGTCGCCGCACGGGCGGGGGTCAGCGTGCGGGCGCTGCGCTACTACGAGGAGCAGGGCCTGCTGGTCCCCGCACGCACCCCCGGCGGCCAGCGGGACTACCCGCCAGGAGCGGTGGAGCGGGTCAGGTTCATCCAGGACCTGTACGCCGCCGGCCTCGGCAGCGGGGCCGTCCTGCGGATCCTGCCCTGCCTGGAGCACGGCGTGCTCACCGACGAGATGCACGAGCGGCTGCTCGCCGAGCGCGAGCGCGTGCAGGCCCAGCTCGAGCAGCTGACGGCGACGCGCGACAAGCTCGACCACGTCATCCGGCTGGGGCAGGCCCACCGCCCGGGCCAGGCGGGGCCCCCGGGCCGCAGCGGTTGCGCGGAGGCCGGCTGA
- a CDS encoding SDR family oxidoreductase produces the protein MTTALVTGAGRGLGRHFAAELLARGATVYAGARDPGTLDLPGARPVALDITDPDAVAAAAALAGDVDLLVNNAGISTGAQLLGDLEGVRAEMDVNLWGTLSMVRAFAPVLAANGGGTVVNVASALSWFSAPGAGAYAVSKAANWNMSNALRLELAAQGTQVTSVHLGLADTDMARGVQGPKTDPAVVVRRTLDAVEAGELEVVVDAWSAMVKASLAGDPRAFYARFLPA, from the coding sequence ATGACCACCGCACTCGTCACGGGCGCCGGCCGCGGCCTCGGCCGCCACTTCGCCGCCGAGCTCCTCGCCAGGGGGGCGACGGTGTACGCCGGCGCCCGCGACCCCGGGACCCTCGACCTGCCCGGGGCCCGCCCGGTCGCCCTCGACATCACCGACCCCGACGCCGTCGCCGCGGCCGCCGCCCTGGCCGGCGACGTCGACCTGCTCGTCAACAACGCCGGGATCTCGACCGGCGCGCAGCTGCTCGGCGACCTTGAGGGCGTGCGCGCCGAGATGGACGTCAACCTCTGGGGGACGCTGTCGATGGTCCGCGCGTTCGCGCCCGTGCTCGCGGCCAACGGCGGCGGGACCGTCGTCAACGTCGCGTCCGCGCTGTCCTGGTTCTCCGCGCCGGGGGCGGGGGCGTACGCGGTCTCGAAGGCCGCGAACTGGAACATGAGCAACGCGCTGCGCCTGGAGCTCGCGGCGCAGGGCACGCAGGTCACCTCCGTCCACCTCGGCCTGGCCGACACCGACATGGCCAGGGGCGTCCAGGGGCCGAAGACCGACCCGGCTGTGGTCGTGCGCAGGACGCTGGACGCCGTGGAGGCCGGCGAGCTCGAGGTCGTCGTCGACGCGTGGAGCGCCATGGTCAAGGCGTCGCTGGCCGGGGACCCCCGCGCCTTCTACGCCCGCTTCCTGCCGGCCTGA
- a CDS encoding SDR family oxidoreductase: MTDPSTSSRTAGTVLVAGVGGVIGRHAAIEHARRGHRVVGVSRRRPSDLPEGVEHRAVDLSSPGALDGVDDVTHLVFAAYVEAGPPAALVAPNVALLEGALDLAQRHGRLQHVTLYQGGKAYGAHLGAFRTPAKESDPRLLAPNFYYAQEDVLRGRGERDGFAVTMLRPEAVIGYATGNPMNLLMAVAAYGTVCAATGTPLAFPGTREAYGALYQSTDAELLGRATVWAGESPAADGEVFNVTNGDQYRWENLWPRLADAFGVDVGHPLRTPLVDAMADKEPVWRRLVDRYGLRPTPWDDLVQWPFADFIWSSGFDNVSSTVKLRQAGFGECLDSEDRYVELLERLRAERVLPPRGARA; encoded by the coding sequence GTGACCGACCCCAGCACCTCGTCCCGTACCGCCGGCACCGTGCTGGTGGCGGGGGTCGGCGGCGTCATCGGCCGCCACGCGGCGATCGAGCACGCCCGGCGCGGGCACCGCGTCGTGGGCGTGAGCCGCCGGCGCCCGTCCGACCTGCCCGAGGGGGTGGAGCACCGCGCGGTCGACCTGTCCTCCCCCGGCGCGCTCGACGGCGTCGACGACGTGACGCACCTCGTCTTCGCGGCGTACGTCGAGGCCGGCCCGCCCGCCGCCCTCGTCGCGCCGAACGTGGCGCTGCTCGAGGGCGCGCTGGACCTGGCGCAGCGGCACGGGCGGCTGCAGCACGTGACGCTCTACCAGGGCGGCAAGGCGTACGGCGCCCACCTCGGGGCGTTCAGGACGCCGGCGAAGGAGTCCGACCCGCGGCTGCTCGCGCCGAACTTCTACTACGCGCAGGAGGACGTGCTGCGCGGGCGCGGGGAGCGCGACGGCTTCGCGGTGACGATGCTGCGCCCGGAGGCGGTGATCGGCTACGCGACCGGCAACCCGATGAACCTGCTCATGGCGGTCGCGGCCTACGGGACCGTCTGCGCGGCCACCGGGACGCCGCTCGCGTTCCCCGGCACCCGCGAGGCGTACGGCGCGCTCTACCAGTCCACCGACGCGGAGCTGCTCGGGCGGGCGACGGTGTGGGCCGGGGAGAGCCCCGCCGCCGACGGGGAGGTGTTCAACGTGACCAACGGCGACCAGTACCGGTGGGAGAACCTGTGGCCGCGCCTCGCGGACGCGTTCGGCGTCGACGTCGGCCACCCGCTGCGCACGCCGCTGGTCGACGCGATGGCGGACAAGGAGCCGGTGTGGCGCCGGCTCGTCGACCGGTACGGGCTGCGCCCCACGCCGTGGGACGACCTGGTGCAGTGGCCGTTCGCGGACTTCATCTGGTCCTCGGGCTTCGACAACGTCAGCTCGACGGTCAAGCTGCGGCAGGCCGGGTTCGGCGAGTGCCTGGACAGCGAGGACCGCTACGTCGAGCTGCTGGAGCGGCTGCGGGCGGAGCGGGTGCTGCCGCCGCGAGGGGCGCGCGCCTGA
- a CDS encoding TIGR03086 family metal-binding protein, with protein MSDATPDLGPAAREVARLLPGVRAEHLAGPTPCDRYPVAALLDHLLGLSLAFTACARGEPLPDGGEAAPGGSTAERLDPRWRDRLPAALDELARAWSAPGALEGEATAGGVTLPADVMLLVALDELVLHGWDLARATGQPFRCDPASTATVLAFLTASRPDDEPAPEGLFGPVVPVPRGAPALHRALGLAGRDPWWTAPERVPRPV; from the coding sequence ATGAGCGACGCCACGCCCGACCTCGGCCCCGCCGCGCGCGAGGTCGCCCGCCTGCTCCCCGGGGTGCGCGCGGAGCACCTCGCCGGCCCGACCCCGTGCGACCGCTACCCGGTCGCGGCCCTGCTCGACCACCTGCTCGGCCTGTCCCTGGCGTTCACCGCCTGCGCGCGCGGGGAGCCGCTGCCCGACGGCGGCGAGGCCGCGCCGGGCGGCTCCACCGCCGAGCGGCTCGACCCGCGGTGGCGCGACCGGCTGCCCGCCGCGCTCGACGAGCTGGCCAGGGCCTGGAGCGCCCCCGGGGCGCTCGAGGGCGAGGCGACGGCCGGCGGGGTGACCCTGCCGGCCGACGTCATGCTGCTCGTCGCCCTCGACGAGCTCGTGCTCCACGGCTGGGACCTCGCCCGCGCGACCGGCCAGCCGTTCCGGTGCGACCCGGCGAGCACCGCGACGGTCCTCGCCTTCCTCACCGCCTCGCGGCCGGACGACGAGCCCGCGCCCGAAGGCCTCTTCGGGCCGGTCGTCCCCGTCCCGCGGGGCGCCCCGGCGCTCCACCGCGCGCTCGGGCTCGCCGGGCGCGACCCGTGGTGGACGGCCCCTGAGCGGGTACCGCGACCCGTGTGA
- a CDS encoding glutathione S-transferase family protein — translation MADEGGKYVNPGGEFSRDQNYITTRITRDGRDGYPVEPGRYRLVVSRACPWANRSSIVRRLLGLEDAISLGICGPTHDARSWTFDLDPGGRDPVLGYERLQEAFFARFPDYPRGITVPALVDVPTGAVVTNDFPQMTIDLSLEWAEHHREGAPLLYPEHLREEIDEVNRHVFRDVNNGVYRCGFAGTQQAYEKAYDRLFHRMDWLSERLAGQRYLVGDTITEADVRLFTTLVRWDPVYHGHFKCNRQKLTEMPVLWAYARDLFQTPGFGDTIDFDHIKRHYYEVHRDINPTGVVPKGPELDGWLTPHGREELGGRPFGDGTPPPPPRPAEVVPPEHTPLAA, via the coding sequence ATGGCAGACGAGGGCGGGAAGTACGTCAACCCGGGCGGGGAGTTCTCCCGGGACCAGAACTACATCACCACGCGGATCACCCGCGACGGCCGCGACGGCTACCCCGTGGAGCCGGGCCGGTACCGCCTCGTCGTCAGCCGGGCCTGCCCGTGGGCGAACCGCTCGAGCATCGTCCGCCGCCTCCTCGGCCTGGAGGACGCGATCTCGCTGGGGATCTGCGGCCCGACGCACGACGCCCGCAGCTGGACGTTCGACCTCGACCCGGGCGGGCGCGACCCCGTGCTCGGGTACGAGCGCCTCCAGGAGGCGTTCTTCGCGCGCTTCCCGGACTACCCGCGCGGCATCACCGTGCCGGCGCTCGTCGACGTGCCGACCGGCGCGGTCGTCACCAACGACTTCCCGCAGATGACGATCGACCTGTCGCTGGAGTGGGCCGAGCACCACCGCGAGGGAGCGCCCCTGCTCTACCCCGAGCACCTGCGCGAGGAGATCGACGAGGTCAACCGGCACGTGTTCCGCGACGTCAACAACGGCGTCTACCGCTGCGGGTTCGCCGGGACGCAGCAGGCGTACGAGAAGGCGTACGACCGGCTCTTCCACCGCATGGACTGGCTGAGCGAGCGGCTGGCCGGTCAGCGGTACCTCGTCGGCGACACCATCACCGAGGCCGACGTCCGGCTCTTCACGACGCTCGTGCGGTGGGACCCCGTCTACCACGGGCACTTCAAGTGCAACCGGCAGAAGCTGACCGAGATGCCGGTGCTGTGGGCCTACGCGCGGGACCTCTTCCAAACGCCCGGCTTCGGCGACACGATCGACTTCGACCACATCAAGCGGCACTACTACGAGGTCCACCGCGACATCAACCCGACGGGCGTCGTGCCCAAGGGCCCGGAGCTCGACGGCTGGCTGACCCCGCACGGGCGCGAGGAGCTGGGAGGGCGCCCGTTCGGCGACGGCACGCCGCCGCCCCCGCCGCGCCCGGCGGAGGTCGTCCCGCCGGAGCACACGCCGCTGGCCGCGTAG